Genomic segment of Zootoca vivipara chromosome 4, rZooViv1.1, whole genome shotgun sequence:
ATTTTGAAAACCGCTTTgagggcttttcttcttcttacaatcaagtggtgtataaattttatgaaagaaataaCTGTGTTTCTTTTAATAGAGAACAGCAAAGACTACGGGAGAAAGTTATTGGAAGACTATCATGTCCTCCAACCACTCAGCCTTCAGTCCTCCTGTGTTCCTCCTGACAGGCTTCCCAGGGCTAGAAAAACACCATGCCTGGATCTCCATCCCCATCTTCTCCATGTACCTGGTAGCCATTGCAGGGAACAGTaccatcctcatcatcatcaagatGGATCAAGCCCTCCATGAGCCCATGTACTATTTCCTCTCCATGCTGGCCATGACAGACCTGGGCTTGTCCATTACCACTCTGCCCACCATGTTGAGCGTTCTGTGGTTCAGTCACCGTGTGATCAGCTTCAACGCCTGCCTGGCCCAGATGTACTTCATCCACACCTTGTCCATTGCTGAGTCAGGAATTTTGTTGGCCATGGCCTTCGATCGCTTGGTGGCCATCCGGAACCCCTTGAGGTACACAACGATCTTGACCAACAAAACTATAAtcaagattggggtgggggttgccTTTCGGGCTGCCTTCCTCGTCCTCCCTGGATCCCTCCTGCTGAGAAGGCTGCAGTATGGAAAAGTAAGTGTGCTTTCCTATTCATTTTGCTTGCACCAGGATGTTCTGAAAGTGGTGCATTCAGACAAGAGAACCAACAGCATCTTTGGTTTGCTGGTGATGCTCTTTTCCACTGCTGTGGATTCCCTGTTGCTCGTCCTGTCCTACTTCATGATTCTCAGAACTGTGTTGGGAGTTGCCTCCAAGGAGGAGCGTTTCAAGGCGCTGAGTACTTGTGTCTCCCACATCTGCGCTGTCCTAAGTTTCTACATCCCCATGCTTGGCTTGACTATGATCCACCGCTATGGGAAGCATGCTCCACCCATCATTTTCATCCTCATCGCTAATGTCTATCTCTTGGTGCCGCCTCTGATGAACCCTATTGTGTACAGTGTGAAAACCAAGCAGATCCGCACACGGATAATCTTGAAGCTCCGGAAGAAGGAAAAGGCACTAAAAGCCTCAAAGTGACAGGTTTCCCGACGCtacatattcattcatttattttatttattcattctggTTGTTTTATGGCCAAAGACCTaggtaaaaagaaaagttttcacctggcacctaaagacatgtaatgatggtgaGCCTCTCTGGCAAGAGAATTCCACAGatagggagccactacagaaaaggtccATTCTCAGGTTGTtaccctctgaacctctcaagGAGTGgaaacacagagaagggccttggAAGACAAGCACAGCATCTGAGTCAGCTTGTATGGGGAGAgatggtccttaaggtattgaggtccCGAGCCATGTAAGACATTTTAGGTGAGCTCTagcactctgaattgggcccagaactACTTAGTAGACAGTGCAGCTGAGCCAGAATTGTCTTGCCCTGGTGGGCAACCTGACCATCAAAatttgcactagctgaagtttctggaccATCTTTAGAGGCAGCTTCATGTATAACAAAttacagtaatctaacctagagattACCAGGGCTTAGgccacagaagttaggctatccctgttcaTATAGGGGTGTAGTTGGGCCACCAGTCGAAGCTGAcagaaggcactccatgccaccaaGATCACCTGAGTCTCAAGCGACAGCAATGGGTTCAGAAGAAACTCCAAGCTATGCTTCTGCTCCTTTACAGGGAGTGTAACCTCATGAAGAGCAGGCAGTCTCCCACCTTCCCATCTACAAAACCACCCACCaacagtgcctctgtcttatctcataccctccaacactcctCAGATGAAAATCGTGACATTCTATTatttgaggaatgttggaggctatgtagACTTGTTAAATTTGCACAGCAAGCAGAGAGATTTAAGGGTAAGTTTCTcccctttcccacccctgccttctGAGCTCTCCTCCCACACTTGCCTGGCGATAGATGGAATTCAACATTACCCTTTTCCTATTGTTCTGTCTGTGCGGCATTGCTCTTTGCCAGATGGAAAGATGCCCGTCTCCTCCCTCTGTGTGCTGTTCAGGGGGTTCTACTGAGCCCCCCCCAGGCCTTTTTCAGAGGGTGTGGGGGTGCAGGGGGAAGAGACATGGGAAAGACACACTTCATAAGCGGAAGTCTTTGCCCAAGGCTTCTGCTTACGGGGTTGGTTAGGTGAATCTTCCCCAATAACTCTTTCAAATCTGCTCATTCACGAATCCATTCCAACCTGTTTCTGCATTTGttgtcatccatctgtctcaagagacaatggagtgtgcctctggggggaGAAGTCAAACCAATGTattagcaacaccaaagtgacttcctcagggtgcaagtctgggcagtaTTTCTGGAGGTTATGGGCTACCCAAACAACATCACCTTTTTggacaaaggaaagcagagcaagacatttggcaccagcctgggtgcaggagttgctggaaggagatgTACAAGGAGCCACCCAACCATCataggaaccatagctgccaagttttcccttttctcacgaggaagcctattcagcataagggaatttccctttaaaaaagggataacttggcagctatgataggaacTCCACTCTGGATCTTTATAGGGTTTACCCTTGAGCCTTTTTTTCtgaatggctggggagacctgggcagatgggcggggtataaataaattattattattattattattattattattattattattattattattattattattactattattattccaaaaatatcCTGCAGGGAAGCAGAGACTTAagttcagagttttccttctcctagatgggttacCTTCCCAGGTGAATGAGCACCAATTGCCCCTCACTTTTTATGCATTAATCTACTTTAAAAAATACCAAACGCAAAACACCCCTGCATGAAAAATTgcatttcaatatatttttgtaaatcttCTCACAAACTACACTTCTCCAATCCTTATCctaaaacatacattttaaaatacatcttgGTACATCTTTAAACCAAACATCGGCCACAGCAAATTTTGTGGATTGTTAAATCTGAAGGAAACTACGTTCCTGTCCTCATAGTGCAAGAAATAGGGATAATTTCAGTTCATATTAAAATTCACAAGAGCAACTTTGTCAAGCATCCATAAGCATGACACACAAAATCCTACAAAAATAACCCAAGTCCCCAGGAATTCATTTTGGGCTTGGTGGATAATGaacttttcagcccaagggcagcTTCCAGTGATGTAAGAATCTCCCAAGAGGGGAACACAAGAACACATAAAGGCTCCTTGCGTTGCTGGAATTGTAAGCACTTGTTCATGTGCAAAGATGATGCTGAATGTCTCTTTGCTGTAGAATGCAAGACACACAAAATTGCT
This window contains:
- the LOC118085012 gene encoding olfactory receptor 51A4-like, which produces MSSNHSAFSPPVFLLTGFPGLEKHHAWISIPIFSMYLVAIAGNSTILIIIKMDQALHEPMYYFLSMLAMTDLGLSITTLPTMLSVLWFSHRVISFNACLAQMYFIHTLSIAESGILLAMAFDRLVAIRNPLRYTTILTNKTIIKIGVGVAFRAAFLVLPGSLLLRRLQYGKVSVLSYSFCLHQDVLKVVHSDKRTNSIFGLLVMLFSTAVDSLLLVLSYFMILRTVLGVASKEERFKALSTCVSHICAVLSFYIPMLGLTMIHRYGKHAPPIIFILIANVYLLVPPLMNPIVYSVKTKQIRTRIILKLRKKEKALKASK